The DNA region TCGCCCTCGTGGTTGCTCTGCCGGAAGTCGACCTCGAGTCCGAGCTCGGCCCCGACGGTCCGGCACCGCTGCTCGACGTCGGCGAGGGTGTGCCGGCCGTAGACGGCCGGCTCGCGCCGGCCGAGCAGGTTGAGGTTGGGTCCGTTGAGGACGTGGACGGTGGTCATCGCGGATCTCCTCGCTGCGGTGGGGCTCAGCTGTCGGCGGCCGTGCTGTCGGCGGCGCTGTCGGCGGCGCTGTCGGCGGCGATCAGGGCGTCGAAGTGGGCGTGCATCCGGTCCGCGTCGGGGTCGCGGCCGGTGATCAGGCGCAGGCTCTCCACCGCCTGGCCGACGGCCATCGCGCCGCCGTCCAGGGTGGCCAGGCCGCGGGCCCGCGCTCGTCGTACCAGCTCGGTGTCGAGGGGCCGGTAGACCACCTCGGCCACCCAGGCGGAGCCGTCCAGCAGGGACACGTCGAGGGCGACGCCGGGGTGCTCGCGCATCCCCGTCGGCGTCACGTGCACGACGCCGTCGACCTGCGGCAGCCAGTCGTCGAGCGCACCGTCGGTGGTCCCGAGCCGCTCGCCGCCGAACCGCTCGATCAGCCGTTCGGTGGCCGCCTCGGCCCGGTCGTGGACCACGACCCGCTCGAAACCGAGGTCGAGCAGCGCGCAGACGGTGGCCAGCCCCGCCCCGCCGGCGCCGACCTGCAGCACGGTGCCGCGGGGTCGGTCGCCGAGGAAGCCCTCGAGGCCGGCGCGGAACCCGACGTGGTCGGTGTTGTAGGCGACCCGCCGCTCCCCGAGCAGCACCAGGTTGGCGGCGCCGATCCGGGCCACCGCGTCGCTGACCTCGTCGACGTGACCGAGCACCTGCTGCTTGTAGGGGTGGGTCACGTTGACCGCGGCGTAGCCGAGGTCGTGCACCCGGGCCAGCTCGGCGCCGAGGTCGACGTCGGCGTGGTGCAGCAGGTCGATCGTGTCGTAGCGGTAGTCGAGACCGAGGCGGGTGGCCTCGCGGATGTGCATCGGCGGGGTCAGCGAGGGCCCGATGCCGTGGCCGATCAGGCCGACCAGGAAGCGGTCGGCGTCGG from Nocardioides sambongensis includes:
- a CDS encoding shikimate dehydrogenase is translated as MSTATDADRFLVGLIGHGIGPSLTPPMHIREATRLGLDYRYDTIDLLHHADVDLGAELARVHDLGYAAVNVTHPYKQQVLGHVDEVSDAVARIGAANLVLLGERRVAYNTDHVGFRAGLEGFLGDRPRGTVLQVGAGGAGLATVCALLDLGFERVVVHDRAEAATERLIERFGGERLGTTDGALDDWLPQVDGVVHVTPTGMREHPGVALDVSLLDGSAWVAEVVYRPLDTELVRRARARGLATLDGGAMAVGQAVESLRLITGRDPDADRMHAHFDALIAADSAADSAADSTAADS